tatttatttttataaccataGTCTTAAACACGCGATAACTAGTAATATATACTCAGTCTACTTTAGTCACATATACAGTCTCGTGTATTACGcgcacccatataatatataggcataaCGCACAGTGCACACCCACCAAtctatagtttatatacctatacataatatatgtacatatcaAGCACCTCGACGATAAAATGTTATCCTAagtatgacattattataagGTACAACCCATAGGGTAATAAtgtcggtaataataataaacacgcgTAGCGTTTTGTTTCTTTGCACACACTGCAGCagtgggtatatattatataaatcacggGGATCATGCTATATAACGTTGCGTGCAAGCGGAAAAATAATACTCGtgcatttaaacataaaaaaaaaccgaacaaTACAAAACGAGAAAAGCGCCTACACTAAAttacataacatatataataatattatacaccgtaCTGGAACCGTTTAATCTACGTGCAAATCTCTGCAACGACACGCCTATATGTGCGAGTATTATCGTtgtgttatgataatattattatttcgatacgATATAACACAGCTATATTTGCTCAATCGGTCGGTTCGATCCGGAGCCCACAAAAAGCTCCGGGGGGAAAAAATACCACCCGTGAACTCGAGTCGGATTAACGCACACAGGCGGAACGGATATTTCAAACTCGCGATCGCCGATCGGCTTTtcgcacaataatataataacattacacATGATGGGCGGTAGCATAGATAGGTAGGCAGGTGGCGACGAGTGTGTCACTCGACGATCGTATCTCTATTCGAGGGGTTCAGTAGTGGTCCGGGGCAGTGATATAGAAAAAACAAAtggtaatgtaataattattgtcctcatcaatattagtatataatgcTACGGTGCGCGGCGTATTGTCCGTGGCAAGACGATATGTCACCGTTATACGAACAGTATACAAGTCTAACAGCAGAAGAAGTAAGTACTTACTATAGAAATTTAGACGTGAAAAAACGCGTACGAGACGATAATACAACACAGAACATCAATTACATTATTACGTTTGTCGCACACGCGTTGGAGTCGACGACCGTCTGATCAGCGTTTTTTTGTTAGTCATTTTGTTAATATGTTTGCCATATTATCGCCATATACATGCATTATCTGATCGTGTAGACGGTAATGTACGCGTTGTACTGTACAGAAAGAAAAGGGTCGATCGACCGAGTTTTAGTTTcgaaattagattttaattaatttaacgctCGTCGACAAGTTGTGGATACATcaaataggtatatcattaattatgtaCGTCATAAAGGATGATCGGTGCTATCGAATGACGACAATCGGCATACCTACAAACCTAACCTATGCCACCACTGCTCACAGGACAATTTTCGACGCTTATTTAATGCTTCAATAATGCGGACTTCTCCTTAACAAGTTACaattccataaaatattaataaatttcgaAATGGTCTAATTCTGACGGTTTGTCGTTCTAGGTACAATATATCTTAAAACTATAAATCGATTCCCATAAACTATCAAGTAGCGAAAAGCACTTCTACAAGTTAGATTTGATTATACATATGGATcgagataatttatttatgtcaaaatatatttacgacttaatttacaataaaactacTGAAACACCGATCTAAGTAATTCGTCTAATAATGGAACTTAATTTATGGTAATTACATGTAACGAACGTTTATcgaattatgtatttataaagttTTGATTAATCGTAGTATaagaagtttgaattttgactaGTTTAGACGGTTTTCATAGACacatattagattatattacaCATAGAGCGATAATTGTAATGTAAATCAGTCAATAGCtcaaattatttagtttcaaaaaggaatattataatatgacatcgtTATATtcgttctataaattatttgtacggctgtacattattataagtatagtataaaGACGATGAGTTATCATTTTAAATCCACAAGATGATGGTACACGCTTAGGTACACATATAAGAGGGATGAAGGATGATTGAATAATCAtgactaataaaaaatagtgtaaatataaattatacgattatcttaacattaaaacatttagagATATTGACCGATTAACGCTGAATGAATATCATCTAAGTTTATACTTGTACACGGGTTTcggatatattttacaaaatgtgtaACTTTCTAAGGGTCAGTTTCTTGTGAAATAATGCGTTCGTTTGTGTACGATTGCGTTActcttttaatgtattttattgtattcactTTATAGTTTCGCGCATATGGTGAAATGTGAATGTTAGAAAAAATACGTTTGGTTTGTTTTATCTTTATTGAAGCGTAACTTTGGAGCTACACTTTCGAGGTAAACCACAAAACGTATGTTTATGTCCTATAATTGTCCTATAATTGTCtagtaattgttttattgtagtAACAAAATTATCGAGGCAGTGATAATATTGATCGACACGATGGgtactaataatataccaacgaacgtaatacattgttataaacatataaacggTTTAGTCATTAggattaatatctaaattaataatcttaccaTGTACGCTTTACATCTTAAAAGTATTCTTAATTTAATCTAACTGTAAACTTATGCTTATGGACCGGACAGTTTTTTAGTTACTCCTCTGTGGGTCTGTTGTTGTTCCAGCGAACTTTTGCACATCAACAGGTTCTTGTACGCTTGACGGTACTCGGAGCTCATGACCACGTAAATAATTGGATTGATGCACGTGGTCAAATATATTAGGACATATGCGGTTATGTTTAGCACGTGTAAGTCGTCCAGTTCGTGTGATGTCTTGCTAATGGTGATCGGCAAGTAGCATGTGACAAATGATGCAAATATTACAAGGATCATTTTTAGCAGCTTCTTGTCTTTCGACGACATCCTGTCAACGCCAATTGTACTCTGTTTGCGTGTCCTTGGAGAGGAGTCCTCTTTTGTCTGAAACACCTGtccaacaatattgttatattaacgTTTAAAGACATTTGCAGACAATTATGTTGGCTAATGATTCAAATAAATCGTAAAACTATACGATTTAATCAACGGGTTATATTAAgaaagtaggtaattaattattatattttcaaaaaagaataattgcaacttattaattgttattcattgaatatattaaattaaaatcgtattattagtaatattaaaataaatctagtttgtaattatatttcgttacaatattaatgattggtaatttatacaaaataagacAACTGATAATAACGTcatatagattatttttcatgcatataacttatagttttatatttgtttctaCTAGATAcagttcattatatttttttatggtgttTAAATAAAGACAGGATATTAATAATTCTGTTatcttatgaaaaaatatattttaaatatatttgttcattCGTGTAGTTATTAGGTAGTAGAGTTATATATGTTATGACTATTACcaaatgtatacaattgtatCCAATACACCTACCGCTGATACGACTTGAGTGATGGTGGCGTTGAGGGCGGACGATGGTGAACGGTCGCGTCGTCTGGAACTCCTGCGATCAGAGAAGGATATCGGTGAATAGCTCTCATCGAGTCCGGATGAACTAGGGTCGGCGATAATATCATGTGGGGAAAGGAAGTTTTGTTCCTTTGAATCAGTAGTGGAGCACGTGCCGGTAGCTGTACTGGATCCGATGGCCGAGTCTGTTGATATCTCGGGCACCTTGAAGCGGGTCTTGAGAGTGTAATAGGGTGTAGCGTCCGACGGCTTGGTATTCATCGTGTGACGTGAGTTAGTTGTCACCGTAGCCCGTGACTTGAGGGCTGTTTTTCGGACGATATAGAAAATCCGAGCATAACACACCACAATAGACAAGCAAGGCACCACAAATGCACCCATGAACAGGATTTCCTTTGGCGACCGACCAACAGAGTCTGGAAGTATGGAGCACGAGCCAACGGTCACATCTAAACCGAATTGGCCCCATTTTCCAAGCCATGTGGGTATCAGTAACCCAAAACCACCTACCCAAGTCACAGTCACCATAACGCCCAAATAGAATTTCTTATACAACCTGCAAACCAATTCAATGCACAATAAGTATCCATATATTTGCAAGTTCCAAAACGATTTAGAATGATGGGTTTGGCAAGCCAAACAATAATTTTCGTCTTGAAAACTTTTATATGAATTgcaaatatagaaaataacagtaaaaatatgatGGCATCAGCTGTCTAATATACTTATTTGTGTCaaaatgtcatatatatatatgtaat
This is a stretch of genomic DNA from Acyrthosiphon pisum isolate AL4f chromosome A3, pea_aphid_22Mar2018_4r6ur, whole genome shotgun sequence. It encodes these proteins:
- the LOC100164199 gene encoding G-protein coupled receptor moody — encoded protein: MIRDWAMHWFYTKNGLIDKNRSVLDVYRQENVSEVANIHDWQNELETELFQGYSPALLTFASICCVVYMMVGVPGNLITIIALFRCKKVRNATAVFIINLSVSDLSFCCFNLPLAASTFWYRSWIHGQLLCRLFPLVRYGLLAVSLFTILAITINRYIMIGHPSLYPKLYKKFYLGVMVTVTWVGGFGLLIPTWLGKWGQFGLDVTVGSCSILPDSVGRSPKEILFMGAFVVPCLSIVVCYARIFYIVRKTALKSRATVTTNSRHTMNTKPSDATPYYTLKTRFKVPEISTDSAIGSSTATGTCSTTDSKEQNFLSPHDIIADPSSSGLDESYSPISFSDRRSSRRRDRSPSSALNATITQVVSAVFQTKEDSSPRTRKQSTIGVDRMSSKDKKLLKMILVIFASFVTCYLPITISKTSHELDDLHVLNITAYVLIYLTTCINPIIYVVMSSEYRQAYKNLLMCKSSLEQQQTHRGVTKKLSGP